From a single Eisenibacter elegans DSM 3317 genomic region:
- a CDS encoding MGMT family protein, translating into MDKNSPSNFFEDVYAVVRLIPKGKVTSYGAIANYLGSKGSARMVGWAMNQAHTLPDVPAHRVVNRKGVLTGKHHFETPTRMEECLKAEGITVVDDAIVDFEKHFWDPAQGLAL; encoded by the coding sequence ATGGATAAAAACTCACCATCAAATTTTTTTGAAGACGTTTACGCCGTGGTGCGGCTCATTCCCAAGGGCAAGGTTACATCTTATGGAGCCATTGCCAACTACCTAGGCAGCAAGGGCAGTGCCCGGATGGTCGGTTGGGCAATGAACCAAGCACACACCCTCCCCGATGTGCCAGCACACCGGGTTGTAAACCGTAAGGGGGTCTTGACAGGTAAGCATCATTTTGAAACCCCAACAAGAATGGAGGAGTGCTTAAAAGCCGAAGGCATCACCGTAGTAGATGATGCCATCGTTGATTTTGAGAAGCATTTTTGGGATCCGGCTCAGGGCTTGGCACTTTGA
- a CDS encoding lysophospholipid acyltransferase family protein has protein sequence MRIVLGWLTTPIFLLLLGLILLVFDVVQRIALNVFGYQAHKLSIDLTQRCILGALNITGARFRFENLNPSLPTDRPIIMVSNHQSLFDIPMNILLLRKHHVKFVSKKELGRGIPTISYNLRYGGSVLIDRKKPEEAKAIIAGMGQYIEKYKRTACIYPEGSRARNGQLKPFKVGGLATLLENAPSALVVPVVIENSWKIVRYNFKPIPFGVKCSVTALEAIEPAGWEPEALLQEIAGRISERLGQPLPQSAKP, from the coding sequence ATGAGAATCGTATTAGGATGGCTCACCACGCCTATTTTCTTGCTCCTGCTGGGGCTGATTCTGTTGGTTTTTGATGTCGTCCAGCGCATCGCGCTCAATGTATTTGGCTATCAGGCACATAAGTTATCCATAGACCTGACCCAACGCTGCATTTTGGGAGCGCTGAATATTACAGGGGCGCGGTTTCGGTTTGAGAACCTAAACCCATCATTACCCACAGACCGACCCATCATTATGGTGAGCAACCATCAGAGTTTGTTCGACATCCCGATGAATATTTTGCTACTACGCAAACACCACGTCAAGTTTGTGTCGAAAAAAGAGCTAGGGCGTGGTATCCCCACAATTTCATACAACCTGCGTTATGGAGGCTCTGTACTGATAGACCGTAAAAAACCAGAGGAGGCCAAGGCCATCATTGCTGGGATGGGGCAGTACATCGAAAAATACAAGCGAACAGCCTGCATTTACCCCGAAGGCTCTCGGGCACGCAACGGGCAGCTCAAGCCCTTCAAAGTGGGAGGCCTGGCTACCTTACTCGAAAATGCACCCTCGGCCTTGGTAGTGCCCGTAGTCATTGAAAACTCGTGGAAAATCGTGCGCTATAACTTCAAACCGATTCCCTTTGGAGTCAAGTGTTCGGTTACGGCCCTAGAAGCCATAGAGCCTGCCGGGTGGGAGCCAGAAGCCTTGTTACAAGAGATTGCCGGACGCATCAGCGAGCGTCTTGGGCAGCCCCTGCCTCAAAGTGCCAAGCCCTGA
- a CDS encoding phosphoglycerate kinase, which yields MQTFQSYNFAGKRTLVRVDFNVPLDDQFRITDTTRIDATLPTLRKILNDGGSLVLMSHLGRPKSGPEDKFSLRYLVDTLSQRLERPVTFVDDCVGEKALQAATALQPGQVLLLENLRFYKEETKGDRAFAQQLAQLGEVYVNDAFGTAHRAHASTAIVAEFFTDKMAGLVMQAEIDNAERILANADKPFVSIMGGAKISDKILIIERLLDKVDYLLIGGAMAYTFFKAQGGQVGNSLVEQDKLALALSLLEKAKAKGVQLVLPQDSYVADAFANDANRQTADNLQIPEGFMGLDIGPVAAQRFADIIAQARTVLWNGPMGVFEMPNFAQGTTKVAEAIAQATAKGAFSLIGGGDSAAAVNQLGFGDQVSYISTGGGALLEYLEGKTLPGVAALQNTHE from the coding sequence ATGCAAACATTCCAATCATACAATTTTGCGGGCAAGCGTACGCTTGTACGTGTAGACTTCAACGTACCCCTAGATGACCAATTCCGTATTACGGATACAACACGCATCGACGCAACCCTACCTACTTTGCGTAAAATTTTGAACGATGGCGGGTCGTTGGTGTTGATGTCGCACCTAGGCCGACCAAAAAGCGGCCCTGAGGACAAATTCTCACTACGCTACTTGGTCGACACGCTGAGCCAGCGATTGGAACGACCAGTAACGTTTGTAGATGACTGTGTTGGTGAGAAAGCTCTCCAAGCGGCTACTGCCCTGCAGCCGGGACAGGTATTGTTGCTTGAAAACCTGCGGTTCTACAAAGAAGAAACCAAGGGCGATCGGGCATTTGCCCAACAGCTCGCACAGCTAGGGGAGGTGTATGTCAATGATGCCTTCGGAACGGCGCACCGTGCACACGCTTCTACGGCGATTGTGGCAGAATTTTTTACAGATAAAATGGCCGGCTTGGTGATGCAGGCTGAAATAGACAATGCCGAGCGTATCTTGGCCAATGCCGACAAGCCTTTTGTGTCGATTATGGGAGGCGCAAAGATTTCGGACAAAATCCTCATCATCGAGCGACTGCTCGACAAGGTAGACTACCTACTCATCGGCGGGGCGATGGCCTACACCTTCTTCAAAGCCCAAGGTGGGCAGGTAGGCAACTCACTCGTAGAGCAAGATAAGCTAGCGCTAGCGCTGAGCCTACTCGAAAAAGCCAAGGCCAAGGGCGTACAACTAGTGCTCCCACAAGATTCTTATGTGGCCGATGCTTTTGCCAACGATGCCAACCGCCAAACAGCAGATAACCTACAAATTCCTGAAGGGTTTATGGGTTTGGATATAGGTCCAGTGGCGGCGCAGCGATTTGCCGACATCATCGCACAAGCGCGCACGGTGTTGTGGAATGGGCCAATGGGCGTATTTGAAATGCCTAACTTTGCCCAAGGCACAACCAAAGTAGCCGAAGCCATTGCACAGGCAACTGCCAAGGGCGCTTTTTCGCTTATCGGAGGGGGAGACTCTGCCGCAGCGGTCAACCAATTAGGTTTTGGTGATCAAGTGTCCTATATCTCTACTGGTGGTGGTGCCTTGCTCGAATATCTCGAAGGCAAAACACTGCCCGGCGTAGCAGCTTTACAAAACACTCACGAATAA